From Rutidosis leptorrhynchoides isolate AG116_Rl617_1_P2 chromosome 3, CSIRO_AGI_Rlap_v1, whole genome shotgun sequence, a single genomic window includes:
- the LOC139902099 gene encoding uncharacterized mitochondrial protein AtMg00810-like yields MVSAVCRLYSADWLSPKPTRHFSFYLSPSFGYTYLLLYVDDIVLTASSTGLVQRIIASLHKKFAMTDLGPKYFLGIHATRTASGMFLSQKQYASEIIERAGMPSCHPCRTPVEPGAKLTSHGPPVKDPTLYRSLVGALQYLTFTRPDISYVVQQIYLFMHDPREQHMQSLKRVIRYIQGTTDLGLQLYASSPTTLVAYSDADWTGYPTTRRSTSGYCVFLGNNLLSWSSKRQHTPSRSSAETEYRGVANAVAETCWIRNLLRELHCPFTSATLVYYDNVSSVYLSTNPVQHQRTKHIEIDIHFVRDLVAQGQVRVLRVPSRYLFADIFTKGLPFALFNEFRSSLSVRSTPAPTEGGC; encoded by the coding sequence ATGGTTTCAGCGGTTTGCAGATTATACTCAGCGGATTGGCTTTCACCAAAGCCGACGCGACACTTCTCTTTTTATCTATCACCAAGTTTCGGATACACATACTtgttattatatgttgatgatattgtgttgACTGCCTCTTCTACAGGCTTAGTCCAGCGGATTATTGCTTCCTTACATAAGAAATTTGCTATGACTGATTTGGGTCCGAAATACTTCCTTGGCATTCATGCTACTCGTACTGCATCTGGAATGTTCCTCTCCCAGAAACAGTACGCCTCCGAGATCATTGAGCGGGCTGGTATGCCCTCATGTCATCCTTGCAGGACCCCGGTCGAACCGGGTGCCAAACTTACTAGTCATGGTCCCCCTGTTAAGGACCCCACTCTCTACCGCAGCCTCGTAGGCGCACTACAATATCTTACATTCACACGACCAGACATCTCTTATGTTGTTCAACAGATTTATCTCTTCATGCATGACCCTCGAGAGCAACACATGCAATCTCTCAAGCGGGTCATTCGTTACATTCAGGGTACCACTGACCTTGGTCTACAGCTATATGCATCTTCTCCCACCACATTGGTCGCTTATTCTGACGCTGACTGGACAGGTTATCCCACTACCAGACGATCGACCTCAGGCTATTGTGTTTTCCTCGGCAACAATCTTCTGTCATGGTCTTCTAAGCGACAACACACGCCCTCTCGTTCCAGTGCAGAGACGGAATATCGGGGAGTTGCCAATGCCGTTGCCGAGACTTGTTGGATTCGTAATCTTTTACGCGAGCTTCATTGTCCATTTACTTCTGCTACCTTAGTTTACTATGATAATGTCAGCTCCGTCTACCTCTCTACTAATCCGGTTCAACATCAACGAACCAAGCACATTGAGATTGATATTCACTTTGTTCGTGATCTAGTTGCTCAGGGACAGGTACGGGTCTTACGTGTTCCGTCCAGATACCTGTTTGCTGACATCTTCACCAAGGGTCTGCCATTTGCACTGTTTAACGAGTTTAGATCCAGTTTGAGCGTCCGGAGTACTCCCGCTCCAACTGAGGGGGGGTGTTAG